The Sesamum indicum cultivar Zhongzhi No. 13 linkage group LG6, S_indicum_v1.0, whole genome shotgun sequence genome has a segment encoding these proteins:
- the LOC105164898 gene encoding peptidyl-prolyl cis-trans isomerase FKBP13, chloroplastic, translating to MNSLPFSIPTYNPNPNTTPRLGSFTAKKRHTVESAAVNFNETKYSKTIGPASLSRREALGIGVCFGFLQLLNPQPYPAAAETGATPPCDYTAAPSGLAYCDKVIGSGPEAVKGQLIKAHYVGRLENGTVFDSSYNRGKPLAFRVGVGEVIKGWDEGILGGEGIPAMLAGGKRKLRIPPELGYGMRGAGCRGGSCVIPPNSVLLFDVEFIGKA from the exons CCATTTTCCATCCCCACATATAATCCCAATCCAAATACCACACCTCGATTGGGATCATTCACTGCAAAAAAGCGCCACACAGTTGAATCTGCTGCTGTCAACTTCAATGAAACCAAGTATTCTAAGACGATTGGGCCGGCTTCTCTAAGCAGAAGAGAAGCACTTGGTATCGGCGTCTGCTTCGGCTTCCTACAGCTTCTTAATCCGCAGCCGTATCCAGCGGCGGCGGAGACCGGCGCTACCCCTCCGTGTGACTACACAGCAGCTCCGTCTGGGCTCGCCTACTGTGATAAGGTCATCGGAAGCGGACCTGAGGCTGTGAAAGGGCAGCTTATTAAG GCACATTATGTGGGGAGATTGGAAAATGGAACTGTTTTTGACAGCAGCTACAATAGGGGAAAGCCTCTTGCTTTTCGCGTCGGTGTTGGTGAG GTGATCAAAGGTTGGGATGAGGGAATTCTTGGTGGGGAAGGAATTCCGGCCATGCTTGCTG GCGGGAAACGTAAGCTGAGAATCCCTCCTGAACTTGGATACGGCATGAGAGGAGCAGGCTGCAGAGgag GGTCGTGCGTTATTCCACCCAATTCAGTCCTCTTGTTTGATGTGGAGTTCATCGGAAAGGCTTAG
- the LOC105164899 gene encoding zinc finger protein CONSTANS-LIKE 4-like → MGGDQTWSLTAKLCDSCKTASATVFCRADSAFLCLACDAKVHAANKLASRHARVWVCEVCEQAPASVTCKADAAALCATCDRDIHSANPLARRHERLPVVPFYDAASATKSSPSASAAEEFSEEEAEAASWLLPDPNSKSEEESESPEYKSAEYLFSDMDPYLDLELISGEQKPHHVVINEQKQYSSDGVVPVQNKNEYGSGQYPGPVVDGFPTYEVDYPGTKPFMYNFTTQSISQSVSSSSLDVGVVPDHNAMADVSDTLAKTDAVPIPVSGMDREARVLRYREKRKNRKFEKTIRYASRKAYAETRPRIKGRFAKRSELEIDSLIAPDASYGVVPSF, encoded by the exons ATGGGGGGTGATCAAACCTGGAGCTTAACCGCCAAGCTGTGCGACTCATGCAAAACTGCGTCGGCTACGGTTTTCTGCCGCGCTGACTCCGCCTTCCTCTGCCTCGCCTGCGACGCTAAAGTCCACGCAGCCAACAAGCTGGCGTCGCGCCACGCCCGCGTCTGGGTGTGTGAGGTCTGCGAGCAGGCCCCCGCCTCAGTCACCTGCAAGGCGGATGCAGCTGCTCTATGCGCCACGTGCGACCGCGATATACACTCTGCTAACCCTCTTGCTCGCCGCCACGAGCGTCTCCCTGTCGTACCCTTCTACGACGCCGCTTCGGCCACAAAATCCTCTCCATCCGCCTCCGCCGCTGAAGAATTCTCCGAGGAGGAAGCGGAGGCCGCTTCGTGGCTGCTTCCCGACCCGAACAGTAAATCGGAGGAGGAATCTGAGTCCCCCGAATACAAATCTGCTGAGTATCTGTTTAGTGATATGGATCCGTACCTGGATCTTGAATTGATATCCGGGGAGCAGAAGCCCCACCATGTTGTTATTAATGAGCAGAAGCAGTATTCTTCCGATGGAGTTGTCCCGGTGCAGAACAAGAATGAATATGGATCTGGGCAGTACCCTGGTCCTGTTGTTGATGGATTTCCGACTTATGAAGTGGATTACCCGGGAACCAAGCCTTTTATGTATAACTTCACCACGCAATCCATTAGCCAAAGT GTATCCTCATCATCGCTCGATGTCGGAGTGGTGCCGGACCACAACGCCATGGCCGACGTTTCGGACACTCTCGCTAAGACCGACGCCGTTCCGATCCCAGTTTCCGGGATGGACAGAGAAGCAAGGGTGTTAAGGTacagagagaaaagaaagaacagaAAGTTTGAGAAAACCATTCGATACGCCTCACGGAAGGCGTATGCAGAGACCAGACCAAGAATCAAAGGAAGGTTTGCTAAGCGGTCGGAGCTCGAGATTGATTCCCTCATCGCACCCGATGCTTCATACGGCGTTGTCCCATCTTTTTAA